Within Candidatus Angelobacter sp., the genomic segment TGTGGAGACGACACTTGCCAAATTTTTAGCAGGAAGACCGTCGGCTGTAGGGATTCCGAACCAACTGACGCCATCGGCCAGCAGGGGAGTCAATGTCGGTTGTTGAACTCGTCCCTCGTTTCCAAAAATCTTCGTGCGCATTGTGCCCCACGAAGGCAACGAATCCCGCAAGAGCAACCAATGATTGAGGAAATAACTGCCGGAACGAAATCGAGGAACTACGTCCCGATTAACATCACCAACGACCTCCGCAAGTGTGATAGGATTGAGTGTGTTGGGTACTCCTTTAATCCATACACTCCAGTCCACGCTCCACGCCGAGTCTATCGTTCCGTATCTTTCGTATGGCGTGTACCGCCAATACAAAGAAGGGTCTGCTGGGTCTTTTCGGAGCGGCGCGTCGGGACAAATCCAGCCGAGTTCAGGCCTGCCGACCTGCTGCACATACCAATCGGCCACAGATTGTTTGCTGAGACTGCTCCCGATTTCATCATCCAGCGCGAGCCTGTAACTCAATAAGATTTGTCGCTGATTGCTTAAGCATTGAACTGCCCGCGCCTGCTCTTTCGCTCGCGACAACGCCGACAACAGCAGCGCCGCCAGAATCGCGATGATAGCGATGACCACCAGCAGTTCGATCAGAGTGAAACCGGGGCAAGTTGGACGATGGCTCTTCATTGCAACCCCGGTCGCTTGGCGGGCGGGCGATAATCGCGGTGCCAGGAAAACTGCCACAAACGCTCCAGCTTCACGGCTTCGGCGTGGCCGTCGTAAAATGTCATATTGATCGCGCCGGGCAGTTTGGCGTTCGGCGGGTAGTTGGTGGAAATCTGCGATGGACGCGAACCGTGCCGGGGAATTGTAAACGCGGCCATTCCATGACTAAGACCCGACGAAAATCCGTTCACCAGGTTTCGGGCCGGAAAATCGGTCGCTATGGGTCCCGACCACCAACCAGCCCACCCTCCCCAGTAAATTCCATCAGCGAA encodes:
- a CDS encoding prepilin-type N-terminal cleavage/methylation domain-containing protein, with the translated sequence MKSHRPTCPGFTLIELLVVIAIIAILAALLLSALSRAKEQARAVQCLSNQRQILLSYRLALDDEIGSSLSKQSVADWYVQQVGRPELGWICPDAPLRKDPADPSLYWRYTPYERYGTIDSAWSVDWSVWIKGVPNTLNPITLAEVVGDVNRDVVPRFRSGSYFLNHWLLLRDSLPSWGTMRTKIFGNEGRVQQPTLTPLLADGVSWFGIPTADGLPAKNLASVVSTNGTTLQEISAMSMMTIPRHGSRPSPIPKSWPSSQRLPGAVNAAFFDGHAQKVPLEQLWQLYWHYDYQPPAKRPGLP